From the Manihot esculenta cultivar AM560-2 chromosome 3, M.esculenta_v8, whole genome shotgun sequence genome, one window contains:
- the LOC110611105 gene encoding probable aspartyl protease At4g16563 — MAGKILTFFFFVLFNMWLCSSYQSLAKEREPNDVLILGLIHSRASLPIPNASSSSRKRQAHALDMEVPLRGIGNGYLLSLNIGNPPQSIQVYMDTGSDLNWVPCGSFLCMDCDEYGSIKGTFSPYQSSSSYRDSCASPYCTDVHSSDNYFDPCTVAGCPLATLIGSNCSMPCPSFAYTYGGGLVTGTLTKDELRVYGRGSGGASVTSNIQNFCFGCVGSAYREPIGIAGFGRGSLSLPSQLGFLQKGFSHCFLAFRYAKNPNVSSPLVIGDMALSSKDKMQFTPTLKSLIYPNYYYIGLQAITVGNSSALQVPSSLREFDSHGNGGMLIDSGTTYTHLPEPLYSQLLSVVESMVNYPRATVKTRASFDLCYKVPCPNNTCMSDDDNLPSITFLFLNNASLTLPRGTRFYAVSPPINSTVVKCLLFQRLDVGDFGPAGIFGSFQQQNVEVVYDLENERIGFQPTDCASVAISQELHNK; from the coding sequence ATGGCTGGCAAAATCCTCACATTTTTCTTTTTCGTCCTTTTCAATATGTGGCTTTGCAGCTCTTATCAGTCTTTGGCAAAAGAACGAGAACCAAACGATGTCCTGATTCTTGGTCTCATCCATTCTAGGGCTTCTCTTCCCATCCCAAATGCTTCCTCCAGCTCAAGAAAAAGACAAGCACATGCTTTAGACATGGAAGTCCCATTGAGGGGAATAGGAAATGGGTATTTATTATCTCTAAACATAGGTAACCCTCCACAGTCCATTCAAGTTTATATGGATACAGGAAGTGACCTTAACTGGGTTCCTTGTGGATCTTTTCTTTGCATGGATTGTGATGAATATGGAAGTATTAAGGGTACTTTTTCTCCTTAtcaatcttcttcttcttatagGGATTCTTGTGCTAGTCCCTATTGCACTGATGTTCATAGTTCTGATAACTATTTTGACCCATGCACTGTGGCTGGTTGTCCGCTTGCTACCCTTATTGGATCCAACTGTTCTATGCCATGTCCTTCGTTTGCTTACACCTATGGAGGAGGGCTTGTCACTGGGACACTAACAAAGGATGAACTTAGGGTTTATGGACGTGGGTCTGGTGGTGCTAGTGTTACTAGCAACATTCAAAATTTCTGTTTTGGATGTGTAGGATCTGCATATCGTGAGCCAATTGGGATTGCAGGGTTTGGTAGAGGTTCACTTTCTTTGCCTTCACAGCTGGGTTTCCTTCAAAAGGGCTTCTCTCACTGTTTCCTGGCCTTCAGATACGCAAAGAACCCTAATGTTTCCAGCCCATTAGTTATAGGAGACATGGCCCTATCTTCTAAAGATAAAATGCAATTCACCCCGACGTTGAAGAGTCTCATCTACCCTAATTATTACTACATTGGCTTACAAGCTATAACAGTAGGTAATTCTAGTGCGCTGCAAGTGCCTTCAAGCTTGAGAGAGTTTGATTCTCATGGCAATGGAGGTATGTTAATCGACTCAGGAACCACTTATACTCACTTGCCTGAACCTTTGTATTCTCAGCTTCTCTCAGTTGTTGAGTCAATGGTAAATTATCCTAGAGCCACAGTAAAAACAAGAGCTTCGTTTGACCTTTGTTACAAGGTTCCATGTCCGAACAATACGTGTATGTCAGATGATGATAATCTTCCTTCAATCACTTTCCTTTTCCTGAACAATGCGAGTCTTACTTTGCCCAGAGGGACTCGCTTCTATGCTGTGAGTCCTCCGATCAACTCCACGGTGGTGAAATGTTTGTTGTTCCAACGCCTGGATGTTGGAGATTTTGGACCAGCTGGGATTTTTGGTAGCTTCCAACAACAAAATGTGGAGGTTGTTTATGATTTAGAGAACGAGAGAATTGGGTTTCAGCCAACGGACTGTGCTTCAGTTGCAATTTCTCAAGAACTTCATAACAAGTAG